One window from the genome of Myxococcus virescens encodes:
- a CDS encoding glycosyltransferase: MWQKWAEVTQGPAEAPGPGEFAQMVAALRKVLEERQPCLPEQCDERSALEGALRLATEHLHRALPEGGQGLSSLQEAARLADPGAFSVPASHRARGGKLVTTAKRAFVNGLAPFHIEMLRPQGRFNRALVRVLEYLTVHRALGLRDDVTSWAVAQLEPLAVPTRWGVGSHRGRVAGALVGFAKRGYLLTLGPVLEAVLEGQARWNLAMVDAIRVAAGPNAPAEAEARRVVAEVEALREPQAGRALPGALKATHVLWGEVLRRQARFNSESVLALANLLGTRTAPPQPPALTDYPAWCESREPARIAAAREAVARLVERPRLSLVTRVQDTPESFLRECLGSVESQVYADWEWVLVDDASTAPHVAPLLREAAAREPRIRVVASASGGIARATNAGLAVVRGDLVGFLEPDATLAPHALAEVALAFAAQPELDVLYTDEDQRDADGRRAAPFFKPDWSPDLLRSVNYVGHFLVVRRGTLERVGGLREGFDGAQGHDLVLRLSDASARIGHLPEPLYHGRAALTPSPGNAEATKAGVRALMAHLERKGEVAEVTSPAPMQYRVRYPVRGTPKVSIIVPFKDRPDLLRTLVDSLLAHTRYPHFEVLLVSNNSTRPETFALLEQWVDSRLVKLTWDHPFNYPAINNWAAKQATGELLLFLNNDMEVVDPAWLDELVSQAQRPEVGAVGCKLLFPEGTVQHAGVVVGMTGFAGHPFWRLPDGPISTPFGHTEWTRNWLSVTSACVILRREVFESLGGFDERFQVCGSDVELGLRLNAKGLRVVCTAQTRLIHHESASRRADAIPEADYWLSYAAYRPWLGPKGDPFYNPHLTLTATDCGLRRHLEDGDSLAVRTLGRDVPSAKDVRGEQRARAQRHLVEHLDAWDFTPEQARSARESAPGALVALRAKGRVETATWFVPAFGHVYAGIHTIFRFADLMQRRHGVRSDFVIYDQPNVRPGDIEARVASICPGAVGAVRVLRRPEDVAELPACDLALATAWTSAYRVLHHPRAGVRGYFVQDYEPLFHAAGTPSALAEQTYGLGFYGIFNTPGLYQHVVDLHGMDGVWFEPAVDGTLFHARRPPRQGPVRVFFYGRPGNERNGFELGLAALARLKRELGPAVEVLAAGAEWDPEAYGVRGLVTNLGMLPAERTAALYRECDVGLCFMFTRHPSYLPLEMMGCGVTVVTNDNPTNRWLLTHGDNCLLAEPTPSGVLARLREAVSDGALRQRLGANAAERVRRTTWEAEVDRVMTGLLTGESELRPARQVG; this comes from the coding sequence ATGTGGCAGAAGTGGGCTGAAGTGACACAGGGGCCCGCGGAGGCGCCTGGTCCGGGGGAGTTCGCGCAGATGGTGGCTGCCCTCCGGAAGGTCTTGGAGGAGCGCCAGCCGTGCCTCCCCGAGCAGTGTGATGAGCGCAGCGCGCTGGAAGGCGCCTTGCGGCTGGCAACGGAACATCTCCACCGCGCGCTCCCCGAAGGGGGGCAGGGCTTGTCCTCGCTCCAGGAGGCCGCGCGGCTGGCGGACCCGGGTGCGTTCTCCGTTCCCGCCTCGCACCGGGCGCGTGGCGGCAAGTTGGTGACGACCGCCAAACGTGCCTTCGTCAACGGGCTCGCGCCCTTCCACATTGAAATGCTGCGCCCGCAGGGGCGCTTCAACCGCGCGCTGGTGCGGGTGCTGGAGTACCTGACGGTGCACCGGGCCCTGGGCCTACGTGATGACGTGACGTCCTGGGCCGTGGCGCAATTGGAGCCGCTGGCGGTGCCCACCCGGTGGGGAGTTGGCTCGCACCGCGGGCGCGTGGCGGGCGCGCTGGTGGGCTTCGCCAAGCGGGGCTATCTCCTCACGCTGGGCCCGGTGTTGGAAGCCGTACTGGAAGGGCAGGCCCGGTGGAACCTGGCCATGGTGGACGCCATCCGTGTGGCGGCGGGGCCGAACGCGCCGGCGGAGGCCGAAGCGCGGCGCGTGGTGGCAGAGGTCGAGGCGCTGCGGGAGCCGCAGGCCGGCCGCGCACTGCCCGGGGCACTGAAGGCGACTCACGTGCTGTGGGGCGAGGTGCTGCGGCGCCAGGCCCGTTTCAACTCCGAGTCCGTACTCGCGCTCGCCAACCTGTTGGGCACGCGGACGGCGCCTCCGCAGCCTCCGGCGCTGACGGACTATCCCGCCTGGTGTGAGTCGCGCGAACCGGCGCGCATCGCTGCGGCGCGTGAGGCTGTGGCGCGGCTGGTGGAGCGGCCCCGGCTGTCGCTCGTTACCCGTGTCCAGGACACACCTGAGTCCTTCCTGCGCGAGTGCCTGGGCTCAGTGGAGTCCCAGGTGTATGCCGACTGGGAGTGGGTGCTGGTGGATGACGCCAGCACGGCGCCTCATGTCGCGCCCCTCCTTCGGGAGGCAGCGGCGCGGGAGCCGCGCATTCGCGTTGTCGCCTCGGCCTCTGGTGGAATCGCCCGGGCCACCAATGCAGGGCTCGCGGTGGTGCGTGGCGACCTGGTGGGCTTCCTGGAGCCGGATGCAACGCTGGCGCCGCACGCGCTGGCCGAGGTCGCGCTGGCATTCGCGGCGCAGCCCGAACTGGACGTCCTCTACACGGACGAGGACCAACGGGATGCGGACGGCCGCCGGGCGGCGCCCTTCTTCAAGCCGGACTGGTCTCCCGACCTGCTGCGCTCCGTGAACTATGTGGGCCACTTCCTCGTGGTCCGTCGCGGAACGCTCGAGCGGGTGGGGGGCCTGCGCGAGGGATTCGACGGCGCCCAGGGCCATGACCTGGTGCTGCGGCTGAGTGATGCCTCCGCGCGCATCGGCCATCTCCCGGAGCCGCTGTACCACGGGCGTGCGGCGTTGACGCCGTCCCCAGGGAACGCCGAGGCCACGAAGGCGGGTGTGCGGGCGTTGATGGCGCACCTGGAGCGCAAGGGCGAGGTCGCCGAGGTGACGAGCCCGGCGCCCATGCAGTACCGGGTCCGCTATCCGGTGCGGGGCACGCCGAAGGTCTCCATCATCGTTCCCTTCAAGGACCGTCCGGACCTGCTGCGAACCCTGGTGGACAGCCTGCTGGCTCACACCCGGTATCCTCACTTCGAGGTGCTGCTCGTCTCCAACAACAGCACGCGTCCGGAGACGTTCGCGCTGCTGGAGCAGTGGGTGGACTCGCGGCTGGTGAAGCTGACGTGGGACCACCCCTTCAACTATCCCGCCATCAACAACTGGGCCGCGAAGCAGGCCACCGGGGAGCTGCTGCTCTTCCTCAACAACGACATGGAGGTGGTGGACCCTGCCTGGTTGGACGAGCTCGTGTCGCAAGCTCAGCGGCCCGAGGTGGGCGCGGTGGGGTGCAAGCTGCTCTTCCCCGAAGGCACCGTGCAGCACGCGGGCGTCGTGGTGGGGATGACGGGCTTCGCGGGGCACCCCTTCTGGCGGCTGCCAGATGGCCCCATCTCCACACCCTTTGGACATACGGAGTGGACCCGGAACTGGCTGTCCGTCACCAGTGCGTGCGTCATCCTCCGCCGCGAGGTCTTCGAGTCGCTGGGGGGCTTCGATGAGCGCTTCCAGGTGTGTGGCAGTGACGTGGAGTTGGGCCTGCGGCTGAACGCGAAGGGGCTGCGCGTCGTTTGCACGGCGCAGACCCGGCTCATCCATCACGAGTCCGCCAGCCGGCGCGCGGACGCCATTCCGGAGGCGGACTATTGGTTGTCGTATGCGGCCTACCGGCCCTGGCTGGGACCCAAAGGCGACCCCTTCTACAATCCGCACCTCACGCTGACCGCCACGGACTGCGGCCTTCGCCGCCACCTGGAGGACGGGGACTCGCTCGCGGTGCGCACCCTGGGGCGGGATGTGCCCAGTGCGAAGGACGTGAGAGGTGAGCAGCGCGCCCGGGCTCAGCGTCATCTGGTGGAGCACCTGGACGCCTGGGACTTCACGCCGGAGCAGGCACGGTCCGCGCGCGAGTCGGCGCCGGGGGCCCTGGTGGCGCTCCGCGCGAAGGGCAGGGTGGAGACCGCCACGTGGTTCGTGCCCGCGTTCGGCCACGTCTATGCGGGCATCCACACCATCTTTCGCTTCGCGGACCTGATGCAACGCCGCCATGGTGTGCGCAGCGACTTCGTCATCTACGACCAGCCGAATGTCCGGCCCGGGGACATCGAAGCGCGCGTGGCGAGCATCTGCCCAGGCGCGGTGGGCGCGGTGCGGGTGCTGCGCCGTCCGGAGGACGTGGCGGAGTTGCCCGCTTGTGACCTGGCACTGGCCACGGCGTGGACCTCCGCATACCGCGTGCTGCATCACCCTCGTGCCGGTGTCCGCGGGTACTTCGTTCAGGATTACGAGCCGCTGTTCCACGCGGCGGGAACACCTTCCGCGCTGGCCGAGCAGACGTATGGCCTGGGCTTCTACGGCATCTTCAACACGCCGGGCCTCTACCAGCACGTCGTGGACCTGCATGGAATGGACGGTGTCTGGTTCGAGCCGGCGGTGGATGGAACGCTGTTTCACGCCCGCCGTCCACCACGCCAGGGGCCTGTACGTGTGTTCTTCTATGGACGGCCTGGCAACGAGCGCAACGGCTTCGAACTGGGGCTTGCGGCCCTGGCCCGCCTCAAGCGGGAGCTGGGGCCGGCGGTCGAGGTGCTCGCCGCGGGAGCGGAGTGGGACCCGGAGGCCTATGGGGTCCGGGGGCTTGTCACCAATCTGGGGATGTTGCCCGCGGAACGGACGGCCGCGCTGTACCGCGAGTGTGATGTCGGGTTGTGTTTCATGTTCACCCGACACCCGTCCTATTTGCCGCTGGAGATGATGGGTTGCGGTGTCACTGTCGTGACGAACGATAATCCCACCAATCGATGGCTGCTGACGCATGGCGACAACTGCCTGCTTGCCGAGCCGACCCCGAGTGGCGTACTGGCCCGGCTTCGAGAAGCCGTTTCGGATGGCGCCCTCCGGCAGCGGCTCGGCGCGAATGCCGCGGAGCGGGTCCGTCGAACGACATGGGAGGCCGAGGTTGACCGAGTCATGACAGGCCTGCTGACGGGGGAGAGCGAGCTGCGCCCTGCCAGGCAGGTGGGGTGA
- a CDS encoding ABC transporter ATP-binding protein: MPESMDAIILKDVVKSFRKRTIRGEYTTFKSELLRWLRGKRQARDASLITALRGINLAIPKGKTVGIIGRNGSGKSTLLKLITGIYTPTSGDLQINGRISALLDLGAGFHPDFSGRENILINGIILGMTRAEVRARMDEIIAFSELGEFIDEPVRTYSSGMYMRLAFAVATHVDPDILIIDEILAVGDEHFSKKSLAKMMDFKRQGKTIVLVTHELGTVERWCDLAAWIDGGYVRRVGKPSEVTAEYREAISLAEAQSAAFTPPALTEGGGALPQVPAATLPSEGPVRIRSVQLTDAQGAPLEVLSPEQGVEVRAAFAVDEACEDVDFEVRLQAADGRTLYETSTRRESVVLTRMPSQGVLRFLIERLGVLGGEYSLVVSARSSKGDSSARCVFKVVSEDEDEGVFRPPHRWLVEAGSEAQPGVPCASGTPQRVVVG, from the coding sequence ATGCCTGAATCCATGGACGCCATCATCCTGAAGGATGTCGTGAAGAGCTTCCGGAAGCGGACCATCCGGGGCGAGTACACGACCTTCAAATCCGAGCTGCTTCGCTGGTTGCGCGGCAAGCGCCAGGCGCGTGATGCGAGCCTCATCACCGCGCTGCGCGGCATCAACCTCGCCATTCCCAAGGGCAAGACGGTGGGCATCATCGGGCGGAACGGCTCGGGGAAGAGCACGCTGCTCAAGCTCATCACCGGCATCTACACGCCCACCTCCGGCGACCTGCAGATCAACGGTCGCATCTCCGCCTTGCTGGACCTGGGCGCTGGTTTCCATCCGGACTTCTCCGGACGGGAGAACATCCTCATCAACGGCATCATCCTGGGCATGACGCGCGCCGAGGTCCGGGCCCGGATGGATGAAATCATCGCCTTCAGTGAGCTGGGCGAGTTCATCGACGAGCCGGTGCGCACCTACTCCAGTGGCATGTACATGCGCCTGGCGTTCGCGGTGGCCACGCACGTGGACCCGGACATCCTCATCATCGACGAAATCCTCGCCGTCGGAGACGAGCACTTCAGCAAGAAGAGCCTCGCCAAGATGATGGACTTCAAGCGTCAGGGGAAGACCATCGTCCTGGTGACGCACGAACTGGGCACCGTGGAGCGTTGGTGCGACCTGGCTGCGTGGATTGATGGCGGCTACGTCCGCCGCGTAGGCAAGCCCTCGGAGGTCACTGCCGAGTACCGCGAGGCCATCTCCCTGGCCGAGGCCCAGTCCGCTGCCTTCACGCCCCCGGCGCTCACGGAGGGCGGCGGGGCGCTGCCACAGGTACCGGCCGCGACGCTTCCCTCGGAAGGCCCCGTTCGCATCCGCAGCGTTCAGTTGACGGACGCGCAAGGCGCACCCCTGGAGGTCCTGTCGCCTGAGCAGGGCGTGGAAGTACGCGCGGCGTTCGCGGTGGATGAGGCCTGCGAGGACGTGGACTTCGAGGTCCGGCTCCAAGCCGCGGACGGGCGAACCCTCTACGAGACGAGCACTCGCCGCGAGTCAGTGGTGCTTACGCGGATGCCGTCTCAAGGCGTGCTGCGCTTCCTGATTGAGCGACTGGGCGTCCTGGGCGGAGAGTATTCGCTGGTGGTGTCGGCCCGGTCCTCGAAAGGGGATTCGTCCGCGCGTTGTGTGTTCAAGGTGGTCTCCGAGGACGAGGACGAGGGCGTGTTCCGGCCTCCGCACCGATGGTTGGTGGAGGCGGGGTCGGAGGCTCAGCCGGGTGTCCCTTGCGCTTCGGGCACGCCCCAGCGCGTGGTGGTGGGATGA
- a CDS encoding ABC transporter permease, with amino-acid sequence MIRLVRELYQYRGLLISLVQRELKARYRGSFLGFLWTFLNPTLHMLVYVLLFTVVMRQNIPNFPFFMFTGLLPWIWFSTSLASGASAISDRRDLLTKVRFPAQVLPTTVVVTNLCNFVLSLPLMLGLGMAYGQWPTWHVVMFPVVVLIQLIFTLALAYILAAINVTFRDLQHIVSNLLTLWFFATPVLYPFSTIQDENVRTLMMALNPMVSFMASYQAIFYEHRLPDSGPLLALGAVSVVLLWGASSIFESRREEFAESI; translated from the coding sequence ATGATTCGGCTCGTCCGTGAACTGTATCAGTACCGGGGCTTGCTCATCAGCCTCGTCCAGCGGGAACTGAAGGCGCGTTATCGCGGCTCGTTCCTGGGCTTCCTGTGGACGTTCCTGAATCCGACGCTCCACATGCTGGTGTACGTGCTGCTGTTCACCGTGGTGATGCGGCAGAACATCCCCAACTTCCCGTTCTTCATGTTCACGGGGCTGTTGCCGTGGATCTGGTTCTCCACCTCGCTGGCCAGCGGCGCGAGCGCCATCAGCGACCGGCGAGATCTGCTGACGAAGGTCCGCTTCCCCGCTCAGGTGCTGCCCACCACGGTGGTGGTGACCAACCTCTGCAACTTCGTCCTCTCGCTGCCGCTGATGCTGGGGCTGGGCATGGCTTACGGGCAGTGGCCGACCTGGCATGTCGTCATGTTCCCGGTGGTGGTGCTCATCCAGCTCATCTTCACGCTAGCGCTGGCGTACATCCTGGCCGCCATCAACGTGACGTTTCGGGACCTGCAGCACATTGTCAGCAACCTGCTGACGCTTTGGTTCTTCGCCACGCCCGTGTTGTATCCGTTCTCCACGATTCAAGATGAGAACGTCCGCACGCTGATGATGGCACTCAATCCCATGGTCAGCTTCATGGCGTCGTACCAGGCCATCTTCTATGAACACCGGCTTCCGGATTCCGGACCGCTGCTGGCCCTGGGGGCGGTCTCCGTGGTGCTGCTGTGGGGCGCCTCGTCCATCTTCGAATCCCGCCGCGAAGAGTTCGCGGAGTCCATCTGA
- the pgsA gene encoding CDP-diacylglycerol--glycerol-3-phosphate 3-phosphatidyltransferase, protein MATDRAARKQRKREERARKRAARKPSVLVQEFWNLPNMLTLGRILIIPLFVWLTYDADPLNSLLAGLVFAVAAITDVVDGYLARKWNLITVVGKFMDPLADKLIAMAALVMMVRLGRIAAWVVIVLLARELIVSGLRTIAASEGMVIAAGQEGKWKTSLQLVGIISLCVHYVHPLEFGTFSVPVDYNLVGQVLVYLSGAFSVWSAVVYFRAFLAMLAKRGGEPDPAKSV, encoded by the coding sequence ATGGCCACGGACCGAGCGGCGCGGAAACAGCGGAAGCGAGAGGAGCGCGCCCGAAAGCGCGCGGCGCGCAAGCCCAGCGTGTTGGTGCAGGAGTTCTGGAACCTGCCCAACATGCTCACGTTGGGGCGCATCCTCATCATTCCGCTCTTCGTGTGGCTGACCTACGACGCGGACCCTCTCAACTCGCTGCTGGCGGGGCTCGTCTTCGCGGTGGCCGCCATCACCGACGTGGTGGACGGCTACCTCGCGCGGAAGTGGAACCTCATCACCGTGGTCGGCAAGTTCATGGACCCGCTGGCCGACAAGCTCATCGCCATGGCGGCCCTGGTGATGATGGTGCGGCTGGGGCGCATCGCCGCGTGGGTCGTCATCGTCCTGCTGGCGCGGGAGCTCATCGTCAGCGGACTGCGCACCATCGCCGCCAGCGAGGGCATGGTCATCGCCGCGGGCCAGGAGGGGAAGTGGAAGACGTCCCTCCAGCTGGTGGGCATCATCTCGCTCTGCGTCCACTACGTGCATCCACTGGAGTTCGGCACCTTCTCCGTGCCGGTGGACTACAACCTGGTGGGCCAGGTGCTCGTCTACCTGTCCGGTGCCTTCTCGGTGTGGAGCGCGGTGGTCTACTTCCGGGCGTTCCTGGCCATGTTGGCGAAGCGTGGGGGGGAGCCTGACCCCGCGAAAAGTGTTTGA
- a CDS encoding tetratricopeptide repeat protein, which translates to MTTRAKGRGETSPADDEFLQQLSRGGELLAAGRVHEAQPFLERAHQLQPRMEKAQNLLGLCYFKLGLYDRAAELYEMLVRDNPVDPTLRVNLGLVYLKTSALQRAAREFETATDLAPEHQKAQNYLGLTLAQMGEYGRAREHFLLAGSDVMAEKMSRAIAGESYAKPAAAATPPPRSAPVEPRVAEPPPPAAEPEEEEEIRFAEDEGPSALSDASASEASEAAADSGVAREASPESTFDETSETVAASVPPAPVPLTRLHLRKMPATSPAPTSPAPESSPVQDGGRSSLAELAGSVVLPGAEASRPFGAGPGCYTVAVEGELLTRLEGLVALAGQLSFQPEMKRFRGRATDKSFGEGAARMVRARGQGVLYLEPAATRTFLAVDLGEDSAYFRDECVFAFEEPVMFENGRVPSDIAPDLDLVHLRGQGQVLLSLPGPLRAVAVRQEQPVTVPLTHLVGWQGNLTPRMVPVLKSPSGEPLRAAVELGGEGFALIALGVR; encoded by the coding sequence ATGACGACGCGCGCGAAGGGGCGGGGGGAGACGAGCCCCGCTGATGATGAGTTCCTCCAGCAGCTCTCCCGCGGTGGCGAGCTGTTGGCCGCAGGCAGGGTCCACGAGGCTCAGCCGTTCCTGGAGCGTGCCCACCAGCTCCAGCCCCGCATGGAGAAGGCGCAGAACCTGCTGGGCCTCTGCTACTTCAAGCTCGGCCTGTACGACAGGGCAGCCGAGCTGTACGAGATGCTGGTGCGCGACAACCCGGTGGACCCGACACTGCGGGTCAACCTGGGCCTGGTGTACCTGAAGACGTCCGCGCTTCAGCGCGCGGCGCGCGAGTTCGAGACGGCCACCGACCTGGCCCCCGAGCACCAGAAGGCCCAGAACTACCTGGGCCTCACCCTGGCGCAGATGGGCGAGTACGGCCGCGCCCGCGAGCACTTCCTGCTCGCCGGCAGTGACGTCATGGCGGAGAAGATGTCTCGCGCCATCGCGGGGGAGAGCTACGCGAAGCCGGCCGCCGCCGCCACGCCGCCGCCCCGCAGCGCGCCGGTGGAGCCCCGTGTCGCCGAGCCGCCGCCGCCCGCCGCCGAACCGGAAGAAGAAGAGGAGATTCGCTTCGCCGAAGACGAGGGCCCCAGTGCCCTGTCCGACGCCTCGGCGTCCGAGGCGTCGGAAGCAGCGGCGGACAGTGGCGTGGCGCGGGAGGCGTCTCCCGAGTCGACCTTCGATGAGACCTCCGAGACGGTGGCCGCGAGCGTGCCGCCGGCGCCCGTGCCCCTGACGCGGTTGCATCTGCGCAAGATGCCCGCGACGTCGCCGGCGCCCACGTCTCCGGCGCCGGAGTCCTCACCCGTTCAGGACGGCGGGCGGTCGTCGCTGGCCGAGCTCGCCGGCTCGGTCGTCCTTCCCGGCGCGGAGGCGTCGCGGCCCTTCGGCGCGGGGCCGGGCTGCTACACCGTGGCGGTGGAGGGGGAGCTCCTGACGCGCCTGGAGGGCCTGGTGGCGCTGGCGGGGCAGCTCTCCTTCCAGCCGGAGATGAAGCGGTTCCGGGGCCGGGCCACGGACAAGTCGTTCGGGGAAGGGGCGGCGCGGATGGTGCGTGCCCGGGGGCAGGGCGTGCTCTACCTGGAGCCGGCGGCGACCCGTACTTTCCTGGCGGTGGACCTGGGCGAGGACTCCGCGTACTTCCGCGACGAGTGCGTGTTCGCCTTCGAGGAGCCGGTCATGTTCGAGAACGGACGGGTGCCGTCGGATATCGCGCCGGACCTGGACCTGGTGCACCTGCGAGGGCAGGGCCAGGTGCTCTTGAGTCTCCCGGGGCCGCTGCGTGCGGTGGCGGTGCGCCAGGAGCAGCCGGTGACGGTGCCGCTGACGCACCTGGTGGGCTGGCAGGGGAACCTCACGCCGCGCATGGTGCCCGTGCTCAAGTCCCCTTCTGGGGAGCCGCTGCGGGCGGCGGTGGAGCTGGGCGGTGAAGGTTTTGCCCTCATCGCCCTCGGTGTCCGCTAG
- a CDS encoding lytic transglycosylase domain-containing protein, whose protein sequence is MRAYSAFLSVAVLALPLSAGADAIYRYVEKDGTIIYTNVQPTGSKRAKVLKGTFTKAPAKNTPVVGRKRTPPELDPHITAAALRYRIPPALVRAIMHTESNFNPNALSHKGASGLMQLMPATATDMYVKDIFNERDNIEGGVRYLRVLANMFDGDMVKMVAAYNAGPEAVKRYGGKVPPYEETQGYVRKVLKLYYHYKEREAAVSSGPSEPTSQNDDAREGAGGDEPR, encoded by the coding sequence ATGCGTGCCTATTCCGCGTTCCTCTCCGTCGCCGTGCTGGCCCTGCCCTTGTCGGCGGGGGCGGATGCCATCTACCGGTACGTCGAGAAGGACGGCACCATCATCTATACGAACGTGCAGCCCACGGGCAGCAAGCGGGCCAAGGTGCTGAAGGGCACGTTCACCAAGGCCCCCGCGAAGAACACGCCGGTGGTGGGCCGCAAGCGGACCCCGCCGGAGTTGGATCCGCACATCACCGCCGCGGCGCTGCGCTACCGCATCCCGCCGGCGCTCGTGCGCGCCATCATGCACACCGAGAGCAACTTCAACCCCAACGCGCTCAGCCACAAGGGCGCCAGCGGGCTGATGCAGCTCATGCCGGCCACGGCGACGGACATGTACGTGAAGGACATCTTCAACGAGCGCGACAACATCGAGGGCGGCGTGCGCTACCTGCGCGTGCTCGCCAACATGTTCGACGGCGACATGGTGAAGATGGTTGCCGCGTACAACGCCGGCCCCGAAGCGGTGAAGCGCTACGGTGGCAAGGTGCCCCCCTACGAAGAGACGCAGGGGTACGTGCGCAAGGTGCTCAAGCTCTACTACCACTACAAGGAGCGCGAGGCGGCCGTCTCGAGCGGCCCCAGCGAGCCCACATCCCAGAATGACGACGCGCGCGAAGGGGCGGGGGGAGACGAGCCCCGCTGA
- the nadB gene encoding L-aspartate oxidase: protein MPHRFDFLVLGGGVAGLSFALQAARHGTVAILTKRDRFESNTAYAQGGIASVLAPPDTFEAHIEDTLVAGAGLCHRDAVEVTVKEGPSRVQELADLGAEFNRRITGEFDLTREGGHSARRIIHSGDITGREVQRALLAACDEVPNITFFPQTAAIDLIQDRRVPSPGVSRCLGVYALLEDGVIERFLAKVTVLATGGAGKVYLYTSNPDVATGDGVAMAYRAGAKVANMEFYQFHPTCLYHPEAKSFLISEALRGEGGKLKLKSGASFMERYHPMGALAPRDVVARAIDAEMKRTGDDCVYLDMTHLGRAFLAERFPNIYATCKAFNIDMAVQPIPVVPAAHYMCGGVVTDLEGRTNVPSLYAIGEVTCTGLHGANRLASNSLLEGLVFGHRAVQVAAEEVRSQPTPSEDPPPWDSGSAVESDESVVVTHNWDEIRRLMWNYVGIVRTDKRLMRARRRLELLREEIRDYYWRFKVTRDVIELRNIADVAYLIVDCASRRKESRGLHYTLDYPHPDDHRWLRDTVVSREP from the coding sequence ATGCCCCATCGGTTCGATTTCCTCGTCCTGGGAGGCGGCGTGGCGGGTCTTTCGTTCGCCCTCCAGGCGGCCCGCCATGGCACGGTGGCCATCCTCACCAAGCGTGACCGGTTCGAAAGCAACACGGCCTATGCCCAGGGCGGCATCGCCAGTGTGCTCGCGCCCCCTGACACCTTTGAGGCCCACATCGAGGACACGCTGGTGGCGGGTGCGGGGCTGTGCCACCGCGACGCGGTGGAAGTCACGGTGAAGGAAGGCCCCAGCCGCGTGCAGGAGCTGGCGGACCTGGGCGCGGAGTTCAACCGCCGCATCACCGGCGAATTCGACCTCACCCGTGAGGGGGGCCACTCCGCGCGCCGCATCATCCATTCGGGCGACATCACCGGCCGCGAGGTGCAGCGCGCGCTGCTCGCCGCGTGTGACGAAGTCCCCAACATCACCTTCTTCCCGCAGACGGCCGCCATCGACCTCATCCAGGACCGGCGCGTCCCCTCCCCTGGGGTCAGCCGGTGTCTGGGGGTCTACGCCCTGCTGGAGGACGGCGTCATCGAGCGCTTCCTGGCCAAGGTGACGGTGCTGGCCACCGGCGGCGCTGGCAAGGTGTACCTGTACACGTCCAACCCGGACGTGGCGACCGGTGACGGCGTGGCCATGGCGTACCGGGCGGGCGCGAAGGTGGCGAACATGGAGTTCTACCAGTTCCACCCCACGTGCCTCTATCACCCCGAGGCCAAGAGCTTCCTCATCAGCGAGGCGCTGCGCGGCGAGGGCGGCAAGCTGAAGCTCAAGAGCGGCGCGTCCTTCATGGAGCGCTACCACCCCATGGGCGCGCTCGCGCCGCGTGACGTGGTGGCGCGTGCCATCGACGCGGAGATGAAGCGCACGGGCGACGACTGCGTCTACCTGGACATGACGCACCTGGGACGCGCCTTCCTCGCTGAGCGCTTCCCCAACATCTACGCCACCTGCAAGGCGTTCAACATCGACATGGCGGTGCAGCCCATCCCCGTCGTCCCGGCGGCCCACTACATGTGCGGCGGCGTGGTGACGGACCTGGAGGGACGCACCAACGTGCCCAGCCTGTACGCCATCGGTGAAGTCACCTGCACGGGCCTGCACGGCGCCAACCGGCTCGCGTCCAACTCGCTGTTGGAAGGGCTCGTCTTCGGCCACCGCGCCGTGCAGGTGGCCGCCGAAGAAGTGCGCTCCCAGCCCACGCCCTCCGAGGACCCGCCGCCCTGGGATTCGGGCAGCGCGGTGGAGTCGGACGAGAGCGTCGTCGTCACCCACAACTGGGACGAGATTCGCAGGCTCATGTGGAACTACGTCGGCATTGTCCGCACGGACAAGCGGCTGATGCGCGCGCGGCGCCGGCTGGAGCTGCTGCGCGAGGAGATTCGCGACTACTATTGGCGCTTCAAGGTGACTCGCGACGTCATCGAGCTGCGGAACATCGCCGATGTCGCCTACCTCATCGTCGACTGCGCCAGCCGCCGCAAGGAGAGCCGCGGCCTCCACTACACGCTGGACTACCCGCACCCGGACGACCACCGCTGGCTGCGAGACACCGTCGTGTCCAGGGAGCCGTGA